In Sphingomonas sp. SUN019, the genomic window TTTCGGTCGCGGACTATCTCGGCGGGATCGACTGGACCGGGCATACCCATGCGAAGGCCTGGTATGGCGCGTTCAAGAGCCGGCGCAGTTTCCGCCCGTTGCTTGCCGAACGGATGAGCGGGATCGAGCCGCCGAGCTATTACGAGAATCCGGACTTCTGATGCACGCCGAGCATGACGCCACCGCGCCGTCCGCGCCCGAGATTACCTTCGACGATTTCCTGAAGGTCGACATCCGCGTCGGCACGATCGTTTCCGCCGAGCCGTTTCCGAAGGCGCGCAAGCCCGCCTATGTCCTGACGATCGATTTCGGTCCCGCGATCGGGGTCAAAAGATCATCGGCGCAGATCACCGAGCATTATTCGCCGGAGGCGCTGGTCGGGCGGCAGGTGG contains:
- a CDS encoding tRNA-binding protein; this translates as MHAEHDATAPSAPEITFDDFLKVDIRVGTIVSAEPFPKARKPAYVLTIDFGPAIGVKRSSAQITEHYSPEALVGRQVAAVVNFPPRQIGPMMSEVLTLGFPDAAGKVVLVTPSERVPDGGRLF